Genomic DNA from Leptolyngbyaceae cyanobacterium:
TCCCTGTCAGATGCAGCAAATGAACTACGGTTGCGGCACTACCGTACATCCTACAGAATTGGCAGGGGAACCAACTGTATTATACGTGGGTGTTGGTGGTGGTTTGGAAGCATTGCAATTTGCCTATTTCTGTCGTCGTCCCGGTAGCGTAATTGCGGTAGAACCTGTAGAGGCAATGCGAAGAGCAGCTAACAATAATTTAGCAGCAGCAGCAGCCAAAAATCCTTGGTTTGACCTCAGTTTTGTGGAAATTCGGACTGGTGATGCTTTTGATTTACCAGTACCGGATGCTTCTGTAGATGTGGTTGCTCAAAATTGTTTGTTTAATATTTTTGAACCAGCAGATCTCACCAAGGCGCTACAAGAAGCTTATCGAGTGCTTAAACCGGGTGGCAGATTACTGATGAGCGATCCCATTGCTACTCGTCCTATTCCAGAACATCTACGGCAAGACGATCGCTTACGAGCCATGTGTTTGTCTGGCGCTCTCACCTACCAAGAGTATATCCAACATTTAGTTAATGTTGGTTTCGGGCAAGTAGAAATCCGTGCTCGTCGTCCCTATCGCTTGCTGGATTGCGAAACTTACGGTTTAGAAACACCTTTGTTATTAGAAAGTCTTGATTCAGTATCCTTTAAAGTGATAATTCCTGAAGATGGCCCCTGTATTTTTACAGGTAAAACTGCCATTTATGGCGGAAAAGAAGAATTTTTTGATGATTCAGCCGGACATATTCTTCAGCGTGGCGTTCCCGTATCTGTATGCGATAAAACTGCTGCAAAACTCGCTTCTTCCATGCCAGAAGAAATTATGGTTACCGATTCTACTTGGCACTATACTGGCGGCGGTTGTTGTTGAAATAAAAAAAGAATTCAGAATCCAGAATTCAGGAGTCAGAATTCTGACTCCTGACTCCTAAAAAAAGCTTTTTGTTAGGTTTTAGGTTAGTAGCCAAGTTAAGCTATCACTAAACCGTCTCTAACATGAATCGTGCGCTGAGTTTGGTCTGCAACATCCATTTCGTGAGTTACGATCGCGATCGTAATTCCTTGCGAGTTCAAATCTGTCAGTAAATCCATCACTTCTTGGGAAGTTTGAGAATCTAAAGCACCAGTCGGTTCATCTGCGAGGACAAGCGCGGGACGGTTAACGAGGGCACGCGCGATCGCAACTCGTTGTTGTTGTCCTCCAGATAACTGACTGGGACGGTTAAAAAACCGTTGCGCCAATCCCACTCGACTTAACGCTTCCTCCGCACGCCGACGACGTTGCGCTTTAGAAATCCCTGCATAAACCATCGGTAACATCACGTTTTCCAGTGCTGTGGCGCGGGGTAGGAGATTGAACTGCTGGAAAACAAACCCAATTCGTTGATTGCGAATATACGCTAGTTCATCATTCGTCAATGTAGTGAGGTTTCTCCCTTCTAAGAAGTAGTATCCATCACTAGCGCGATCGAGACAGCCAATAATATTCATTAAAGTAGATTTGCCAGAACCAGATGCACCCATAATGGCAACATATTCACCTTCTTCGATAGCAAGATCGATACCTTTAAGAATTGGTACTTGTGTCTCTCCTAAATAGTAGGTTTTTCTGATTCTTTCCATCCAAATCATGTTTGCCATAGTTACGCTTTTTTTTACCACAGATGTCCACAGATAAACACAGATGAACACAGATGTAGTTGTAGATCTTCGTAGAATAACAGGGTTATTTTTTATCTATAAATCTCTATTTATAGTGATATTTCCCCTTTCCCTTTTCCCTCTTCCCTAGCCCCTAGCCCCTAATCTTAATCACTTCGCAACGCCGCGATCGGATCGAGTCGGGCGGCGTTGCGAGCGGGAATCACTCCAGCAACTAGTCCGACGGTGAGAGCGAGCGCAAGTCCGGCAACCGCAGACCAAACGGAAATTACAAAGGGGAATTTAAATATACTAGAAGCGGCAAAGGCAAGACCAATACCAAAGGTAATACCGATCGCACCTCCGGCTAAAGAAACTAACACTGCTTCTGCTAAAAATTGACTTAAAATGGCGCTGTTAGTGGCTCCTACCGCTTTGCGAATGCCGATTTCGCGAGTGCGTTCTACCACTGAAACTAACATGATGTTAGCGATACCAATTCCGCCAACTACTAAGGAAATACCCGCGATCGCTCCCACTAAAACAGTAAATAGACCTACCACGCTGGAAAAAGCATTGATGATATCAATTTGATTGCTGATGCGGAAATCATCCGGTGCTGGTGGATAAATATTGTGGCGAATTCGTAATAAGTTTGTCACTTGAAATTGGGCAGCTTCCAATTGAATTTCATCTTTAGCTTTTATCCATAATCCGTTAATCGCAGTACCGTTAATTGCATTGTTACCGACAATTCGGCTAGACATATTTGTGAGGGGAATGTAAACGCGATCGTCCTGATCCTGTCCTCCCACAGAACCTTTCGTTTCCATTACCCCAATTACTCTGTAGCGTCCGCTCTGAATGCGGATACTAGCACCAATAGCTGGCTCTGTCCCAGTAAACAAGTCATTTCGCACCTTACTACCCAAAACTACGACGGGCTGTGCCAGATCCAGGTCTTCTTTGGTGAAAAACTGCCCCTCTTGAGGCTGTATCTCCTTCACACTGGGGTAGTTTAAGTCAACGCCCAGGATAAAAGTGGAAACGTTGCGATCGCCATACACTACTTGGCCCGATCGCTGTAAATAAGCCGTCACTCCTTCGGCGGCGGGTACTTGTTTTGCGATCGCTTGAGCATCCTCCCAAGTCAGGGTCCCCGCCGATCCTGCTCCCTGGCTGATTCCTCCATATCTCGCCGCCCCCGCCAACACCAGCATTACGTTCGTTCCCAACGATTGAATCTGTTGCTCAGTCGCCTTCTGCACCCCCTGCCCCACCGATGTCACCATGATGACCGAGGAGATTCCAATAATGACCCCCAGCATCGTCAAGCAAGTCCGCAAACGATTGCTCCACAGCGCCTCCAGTGCCATTGTCAGCACTTCCAGCAGCGAAACCTTTGTCGCAGAAATTCGACTCGAACCTCCCATCCTTCTTTCACCTCCTAATATTTGGTAATTGGTAGTTGGTTAAGTTGAGAGCAATTTACTCCCCCTGCCCCCCTGCCCCCCTGCACCCCTGCCTCTCATCAACCCCTCCGACGCCCACCGCCACCCCCTCCCGGTGGCCCCATACCAGGCATCATCGAAGGTGTCCTAGTTGGGCGTCTTTCTCCTTGCGGAAAGCTAATCAGCACCTTGTCTCCTTCTTCCA
This window encodes:
- the arsM gene encoding arsenosugar biosynthesis arsenite methyltransferase ArsM, with the protein product MSYLETTAKFYAEVAQTPQVGLCCVQSTPLQLPGLNIPCQMQQMNYGCGTTVHPTELAGEPTVLYVGVGGGLEALQFAYFCRRPGSVIAVEPVEAMRRAANNNLAAAAAKNPWFDLSFVEIRTGDAFDLPVPDASVDVVAQNCLFNIFEPADLTKALQEAYRVLKPGGRLLMSDPIATRPIPEHLRQDDRLRAMCLSGALTYQEYIQHLVNVGFGQVEIRARRPYRLLDCETYGLETPLLLESLDSVSFKVIIPEDGPCIFTGKTAIYGGKEEFFDDSAGHILQRGVPVSVCDKTAAKLASSMPEEIMVTDSTWHYTGGGCC
- a CDS encoding ABC transporter ATP-binding protein — encoded protein: MANMIWMERIRKTYYLGETQVPILKGIDLAIEEGEYVAIMGASGSGKSTLMNIIGCLDRASDGYYFLEGRNLTTLTNDELAYIRNQRIGFVFQQFNLLPRATALENVMLPMVYAGISKAQRRRRAEEALSRVGLAQRFFNRPSQLSGGQQQRVAIARALVNRPALVLADEPTGALDSQTSQEVMDLLTDLNSQGITIAIVTHEMDVADQTQRTIHVRDGLVIA
- a CDS encoding ABC transporter permease, with product MGGSSRISATKVSLLEVLTMALEALWSNRLRTCLTMLGVIIGISSVIMVTSVGQGVQKATEQQIQSLGTNVMLVLAGAARYGGISQGAGSAGTLTWEDAQAIAKQVPAAEGVTAYLQRSGQVVYGDRNVSTFILGVDLNYPSVKEIQPQEGQFFTKEDLDLAQPVVVLGSKVRNDLFTGTEPAIGASIRIQSGRYRVIGVMETKGSVGGQDQDDRVYIPLTNMSSRIVGNNAINGTAINGLWIKAKDEIQLEAAQFQVTNLLRIRHNIYPPAPDDFRISNQIDIINAFSSVVGLFTVLVGAIAGISLVVGGIGIANIMLVSVVERTREIGIRKAVGATNSAILSQFLAEAVLVSLAGGAIGITFGIGLAFAASSIFKFPFVISVWSAVAGLALALTVGLVAGVIPARNAARLDPIAALRSD